The following nucleotide sequence is from Leopardus geoffroyi isolate Oge1 chromosome A1, O.geoffroyi_Oge1_pat1.0, whole genome shotgun sequence.
AGCACTCTCGTTCCGAGGGGCACGCTTGGCTGTCTTGCTGTCCTTCTTGGGGAGGTGCAGGTAGCTGAGGAGCTCACGCTGGCCCAGGCCCTTCCGGAGAAGCCCATCAGGCTGGCGGGAACCCCGGGGCCCTGCAAGCGCTGCCCGTAGCTCTTCCGGGGACAAGTCCTGCCGTTCCAACAGGCTGCCCACGCTGCCCATGGCAATGCCAGCAGGGCCCAGGGCTGTGGCCATGAACTTTCAGCAGGGCACAGGCAGCTGTTTCTGGGGATTGGGAGGCTCCGTCAGAGGCAGGTGGGCACTTGCTGCCCAACCTCTCCGATACTCTAAAACCAGTTGCTCTTTGCCTATGTCAGCCACCTGCCTGGCCCAGGCCCAGGAGGCAGATATGGGTCCCGGAAAGAAAACCCAGGACAGGACTCCTAGGATGGCAAGAGAAAGGGCCCCAAAGTCATCTGCCTGGTGCCCCAGCTCCAGCTATGAGGGCCGGTGTGATGGGGGGGACATAGGGGAACGGCCCCAAAGCGGCAGGATGGGGCCCCTCCCAGGACTGGGTCAGCTGTGGACTCAGGCTCTGTCCAACTCTGACCCTGTTCACTCTCCTACCAGGCTCCTCACCCaatctggggggtggggtgggcagagggcacAGGGAACCGGGGCCAGTGGCTTATGATTctccattccttctttttctctggggAGGGGGAAAACCCAGTTGAGCCCCTCTTCCTGCAGTGGGTCAGAGTTCCCCGAGGGAAGCAGCTGGCACGGGTGGGGTTGGGGGTTTGCAGTGGGAGGGATACAAACAGGAAGGGCCTGAGGGGAGGAAGGATGGTGGTAACAATGGCCACAGTTTCCGGAACAGGTGTTCACATAGTCataggggcagtggggggaggcagggggaagggccAGCGGGAGCCCCCGCCAGCCCCTGCATATGCTGCCACTCCAAAGACCACCACCAGGTGCGTGGGGGGGACCCAAATCTTGACCCGGGGTGGGGCCAATTACACGTAGGCCCTAGCTTCCTCATGCAGACAATGGCCATGGCAAGTCTTATCACTCAGAGATGCTGGGAGGATGGGCTGAGATAACACGACTAAAGAGTCTAGTTCAGGGCCTGGCCCCTAGCCAGACAGGGTCAACACAGGCTGGTTGAAGATGAGCTCAGCTGCTCAGATGACCTCCCCGGCAGGCGGCCCAGAGACCAGGTTATGGACCCAGTTCCCATCTGGGCTgagaccccccacccctggcctggcCCTACCACCCCACTGGATCCCCCCTATCCAGCCCAGGGCCCGGCACATGGTCCATACTCAGAAAGGACCTGCTGAATGAGTGAACACCACCGtctctgcctctggcccccaagCGGCTGCTCCCATCTACATACAGACACCCAGCAGGCATGTGGTGGCTgagcaccccccacccacccaataTGCTTCCGGGATACCCACTCCCACCTCAAACAATGGTCGTTAGGAGGTTCCATCTTCCTCAACCATTTCCAGGTTTTGTGTTTGTGGAAGACAAAGCTCTCTGGGAGACGGAGCGGGGGCACGGCCCTGCCTCCATCTAATAACCTCTAAGGATGTCACAGGGCTCACAGGGCCAGAGGACTCATCCACTTAAGGAATCAGAGGTGCTGGCCACCTACAGAGACACAGCCCTGCAAAGGAGTGATCTTACGGAGTCCCGTGAGATAGCCGTTGTCCAGGGCACTGGGGCTCCTGCAGGtgaagtggcttgcccaaggtcacagagctggtcagGCTGAGATGCCTGTGATCCCAGCAGGATGCTGTTGAATGTTTAGTGGGGGCCCAGGATGGCATCCACAGCCCAAAGAGTTAGAATTGAAGTatccctggggtgcctgtgtggctcagtcagttgagcgtccaactttggctcaggtcatgatcttgcggtttgtgagttcaagctccacattgagctccctgctgtcagcgcagagctggcttcagatcctctgtccctctctctctctgcccctcccccacttgcactctttcagaaaaaaataaaacacaaagtatCCTGCCTCCCAATCTGACACGTCCTTACCATGAGCACACTTCACTCTTGTCACTGCTTCTCAGGGAGGCAGACAGCAAAGAACCTGGTCTCCAGCCCTGTCCTCACACTGCCCCTCCATGGGGACCCTGGACACTATCTCATAGCCCTTtgccatgcctcagtttccccatctctgaaGTGGGGAAAGACTGCCTGCCCTGGCCTTCCCTTTGGGTTTTTGTCACAGAGACAATGGAGGTGAAAGGTCTCATGAACTATAAGCCCAGTGcaagcatggggggggggcgggggaggtggcaGTGGTGCTGAATATGCCCATCTCGCCCCAAACACACACCACTTCACCTTCCCCTGGGCAGATCCTTATTTCCTGTTTCAGGAAGAGACAACTAGCACCTCATGTTCTCTACAAATGGTCTCAGGGTCAAGGGGGAGAGTCCTTGAACCAGAGGCAGCCATGGGCCACTAGAGCGCATACCCCACATACAAACTGCAGTCTAGTCACTGAAACCAGTAGCACGGTGGTTCCTATGTGACAGGACACAGCACAGACAGTCACATCCAACAGCAGACACAGTCATGCACAAGGTCACCTTTGCGGCAATGAGCATCctctgggacacacacacacacacacacacacacacacacacacaggaatggTCTAGCATTACTCTAGCATGAAGACCCACTCgtcctcccagccccaggctAGATGCAGAGGGTATTAGGGTGTGTGTGGTCAGGGGCTTCTCTCCACGTGTGACTTGAGCAGTTAGAAAGAGCTGTGGAGCTGGATGAAGGGGGCACACACAGCcccttccttttgtctttccctAATGCCCTCGCCCTCCACCCTTCGCCCCTCCTAGGTAACTTCTCTGGCTGTATTATCAGCTCTCCCAGAGAGGCTGAGGCCCCTGGCTTTTAGGAGGTTCTACCCTGCCCAGGTCTCAGTCTGGGACAGTCCCTTTTCCTACAGGGGTCcatcctgcctcccctcccaacacacacacattccttccCCGTTGCTTGGAGGCCCAGGGAATGGCCTGGTCAGGCCAGGGCAGCTGTGCAGGCTGGGCTGGAgaggatgtgtatgtgtgtgtgtggcgggggggggtattggagggagagagagacagcaagagcctTGCAGTCCCCCATGGGAACATCAGAGCAAAAACCAGGGCCTCCTCCAAGTGCCTCCAAGGGCTTCCCTGCCAAGAGCTCAGTACACACCCTGGGGCTCAGAGCTCTGCACAGAGAtgaaaccccccccccaccaccctggtGGCTAGGTTTGGGCTAAGCCATATTCTGCACAGGCCCCAGCTGGCCTCAACAGGACCCTTTAGTTCCTGTTCCCAACCCCTGGGCCCAAGATTAGCCAGCAGCATTGAAAGCCCTGGGCAGACAGGGGCATCTCTTTTGGATCAACCCTTGGTGGTGACAGGAACATGAGGCTCGGGAACCATGCTGGCCATGAAACAGAGACAGGGCACGCAGGGAAAGCATCCCAGCGTCCGTTAGTCAGCCCCACACGGCTTGCCACAGCCTCACAACACTCATAGGTGGGGAATATTGAGATCCtcttcagaagaggaaactgaggcccaggaagtaAAAGCACATGCCTGAGGACATTTTCAGCTGCCCTGGAGAAAGTACGTCAGCTCCTCAGGTTTAGAAGCCCATCCTGACCCCATCATGAGTCTCCTCCAGCGTGGGACATCCCAGAGCATGTAGGCAGGAAGCTCCAGAGTCCTGCCTTGGCTGTGGCTAGCCCCTCCAGAGCCCAGGCCCCAGGGGAAGGTCCCACCACCTGCTGGGGGGGATCAGCTTTGCTGGAGGGAGTGTCTGCAGCTGCCTCTGAAGAATTGGACTGGAATGTCCCAGTTCCAAAAGAGGGGCAGTGGgtaagggggcggggggagggcgggggcgaTGGAAGAGGCTGGCATACCCTAGTTACACTGTGACACCTGAAGAAGTAAAGCTCGGCATCTAACCACAAAGGAGTGTGTCTGAGTATCACTAGAGAGTCACAGAGGCATACACCACTCTACAGTTTTTCTGAGCCTTTCATTTCATCATCTGCGCTCATCTCCACAACAGCCTAGTTGGGGTTAGGCAAGGaacctgaggcccagaaaggcctAGAAGCCAGCTGCCCAACATCCCACAATGATGAACAATTCCAAAACCCTGGGCAAGGCCCTCTCTCCTGCTGTCCCAGCCAGAGGTCACCAGCTGCCCTTCACAGACACACACTGCTGTGTATGTGTGTCGGGCCAGCCCCCCACACCTGCCTCTCTCAAGGGCATCTGCAACCAGGTAGGTTTGGACTCCAGTCTCCTCAGCATAGAATTCTTCCGGCCCGCCCCTGGTCAAAGAGGAATAGTGGAAACACTGCCGCATGGGGACTCTGAGCCCTGGAAGCTACTGATTCTAGAGGCGGGAGCAGGCTGGCCACATTCATTCACAGTCTTGCACATGTACACCCACACTCAGCCAGCCGGCAGAGGAGCCCTGCCCAGGAGGGCCCTGGAGGAGGCTGATCACTGGGCCCAGGGTGGCCTCCTGCCTCCACTCCCTTCTtggctgggcagggagagggcacgGAGGGTCAAGGTTGCAGGTCAGCCGGACTAAGCCGCAGGTGCAAACAAGGAGAGCCCCAATCTGTACTAGGGGACTGGGTGCGGGGTGGGAGGCAACCGGTCGCAGTACTCTTTCTCGACACAGCCAGGGACTTGACGTGGGCCTGGCCCCAGGCTGGTCCTCGCTTTGGCCAAAGGCTGTGGCCAGACTGGGCAGGTGCTCCGTCCGCCAAGAACTGGTAGCGTCCCCATAGGTCGGGATCCCTAGCAGCTGGCAGCTGCCGCCCTTACAGAGCAGGGGACCGGAGCAGGAAGGGGGTGTCCCGGAGGGGACGGGAGAGGGGTCTCGTGGGGAGCAGACGATGTCGGCATCCCCCACGAAATTCCCTCCCCCGGGCCCCGAAGGCTGTGACGGAGGCGTGGGCTCCGCAGAACTGCGGGAGGTTCGGCGAGCTACCTGGGGGGCCAGAGGGGACGTCTGTTGCTGCCTCCTCCCTGAGGCCTGCCCGGAGCGGCCGTGGTGGGGGGCCGAAGCCCAGGTCAGACTCCCGCGCCAAGGGCGCCTGCCCCACCCCAGGCGCGGCGCAGGGGTTCGAGAGAGCACATTTGCAGGGGTTGCGGGGAGCAGCGTAACCTGCCGCCGGCCTCTCCAGAGGAGCTTCGCGGTCGGTCCCTGGTCCCGCGCCTCGGCGCTTCAGTGTCTGGAAACGCACACCGCACCCTGCCACCCCCGCCCACTTCTCAGACGGGCACCTCGCGGGCGAAGGGCTGCGGTTTGGCCAAGGTCGCCCAGAAAGCGAGACCTCGGCGGCCGGCCCCACCCCCGAGCCCAGTCCCCGGCCCCCGCCGCGTCCCACTCACCATGCTGGCGCCGCTCCGCGCCCCTAGCGCGCGACAGTTCCCTCGCGCGGATTCGAACCCTCCCTCCAAGCGTCGGCTCCAGGAGAGAATGCGAGCCGGGCCGGAGCGACCAGTCGGCAGGCGCCTGGAAAACGCGGCCAGCCGACCGGGCGGGCGGGCGCCGGAGCCGGATTGGCGAGGGAGGGACGCGCTCCGCGGCGCTCGCTCGCCTGCCCCAGAGGCGGAGGGAAAACCCGGCCTGACTCACCGGCGCGCCGCCAGCCCAGGGCCGGGCCCCCggatgtggggggcggggacggggacGGGGGGCAACCCCCGCCCACCGCGAGCCAACCTGAGCCCCGCCCGGGCTCGCCGCGCCGCCCAGCCGCCGCGCGCCGTAGCCGCCCGAGCCCCCTGCCGGCTGCGCCCGGCGCCGCGCGGATTCCCGGCGGGTCGGCAGCCCCCGCGCAGCCGACGTCCCCGGAGGGCGTCCAgccagcccccctcctcctcctcccggccTTGCCCGTTCCTCTTCGTTTCCAGAACTCGGCAGCTTCCGAAGAGGCGCGTTCAACTCCCAGATCCTCGCCGCCTCCTCTTAGGTAAGCGTTGTTACCCGTTTTGAGGTTGAGCAAAAGGTACTCCGAGAGCTGGAGAGATTGACCCCAAGGTCTCCGGCTCGTTAGCGACTGAATTGGGCGctaagattcttttcttttcttttcttttttcttttcttttcttttcttttcttttcttttcttttcttttcttttcttttcttttcttttcttttcttttctcttttcttttctttcctttttttcttttcttctctctctctctcttctttttgttttgccgCCAGAGTCTTACAGGGGCAGCAGATTCAGATGCCTTCAGGGGCCAGACGATGTGAGTCAAATAGGTGTAGGACAGTAgaggagatggagacagagacagagatgaacaCCTAAAGGCATTCagactcaaaaaattaaagcaggTGTCTTCCTCAAAAAGCTCAGCAGAGTCCTCAAATGACCCATCAATTCCACTTAAAGGTGTATACcccaaagaatttgaaaataggGACTCAAGTATTTGTACACCAATGGTCATAGCGGGActcttcacaatagccaaaggtggACACAGTCCattgcccatcaactgatgaatggacgaACACATTGTGGTATATCAATGCCATGGAATaatattcaaccataaaaaggaatgaacttctGATACCTgttacagcatggatgaacctccaaaaaattatgctaagtgtaataaaCCAGGCACAGAAGGCCCCCTGTGGTATCATTCCACTTGTATGAAGTAGGTAAATCCCTAGAGACACAAAGCAGATTGGTGCCAGAGGCTgtagggagggagaaatgagTGACGCTTAATGCGCATGGAGTTTCCTTTTCGGATGAGGAAATGTTTTGGAACATgagaggtggtggttgcacaacatcgTGAGTGTACCAAATGCCATTGAATTGGacgctttaaaatggttaatttgaCGTTGTGTGAATTTAACcacaattaagaaaagaaagcacgTCACCCGTGGATCAGACTTGGCTCATGGgtcaccagtttgcaatcccttGGATTCTGTGCTGTCCTTACCCGTTTACTAACAATGGGGGTGCCAAATTTAAGAGGATTCATCTCTAAGAAAACGCATCACTGCTACTTTGGATATTAGCTCTTGAGGAGCCCCCAGTCTGGTAGGGTTACTCACTGGGACAGATAAAAATTTAGCACAAGGACACACTTTACCGTTTTGGGGACCTGTGGAAAGGCCTCACTGGGGAAATCGCTTTTGAGGTGGTACTTGAACGGTGGGAGGCATTTCCAGGGAGGAGGGTGCTCACCATTGTCAAGAGCCtataggggcgcccaggtggctcagtaggttaaacgtccaacttcggcttagttcatgatctcatggttcgtgagttcgagcctggcattgcactctctgctgtcagcacggagcctgcttcggatcctctgtcccccctctctctgcccctcttctgctcgcgtgctctctctcttaatctcaaaagtaaattaattaaaaaaaaaaaaaaaacacagcaccTTATCCAAGATCTTCTGaccactcccccaccccaagtccaATGTTCTTTCTCTGTACCAGGCtgccagagggaggtgggagaggaagggtgTTCAGTATTTTGGAACATCCCaacaggagggaaagaaatcagaaaatactctGGAGCCTAGAGATGTTAAacacagggaggagaggggaggggagaagggcaggagggtCCTGGCTGAATGGAATCTTGGGAAAGTGGCTGCACAATggaggggagcagagcagaggctAGGGGTACCTTGGTTGCTGCATAGGGAGCTGGAACCACTTCACTGAACTGGACTGGGTGCAGAATGCAGGGgggctggagcaggggcagagagcagccTGGCTCTATCCCTCTAACAGAACTCTCGTTAGAGAAACAaaattgaggcgcctgggtggctgagtcggttaagggtctgactctaaatttcagctcaggtcatgatctcatgattcatgagttcgagccctgcattgggctctgcactggcagtgtgtagcctgcttgggatattctctctctctctctctctctctccctctcccctcttccccagctcgcgctctctctcaaagtaaataaaaaaataagctaagaaaaagaaagaaacaaaattgaccATGCCCCCTCCAGCCTGGCTATCTGTCTCCCACTTCCTGCATAGGTCTAGACTCCAGGCTGGTAAggacatcaccaccaccacccccccatccctcccgCCAATCTGGGAAGCTGGCCTAGCAGGTGCTCCGTCCTGCCTGGTTTCTCTGAGCCCTTTGAGTTTGTCCTGATCCCCTGGATGGGGAGTGCAGGGCAGAGGGGACCCACTGCCCCAAGGGAGAGGCAGCTTTGGTCCCAATCCAGAAAGTTCCTCCTTGTCCACCTCCATATGCCCTGTGCCCTCTACCCTCATGCCTTCCTGTGCACATTCACAAGCATGAACCTTAGGGCATAAACCGTAGAGCATTACATTGAACCCTGGGGTACCCTCAGCCCAACCTCCTCTGATGGAAAAACTCCCCCAGAACGCATATCAGAGCTAGTTCCTGGCAGAGCTGGGCCTGGAAGCTGGGTGTCTTGCCTCCTAGACATGGGGCTTACTGTGTTCAGCCACAGTGATGCCAAGGGGTACGGCACTTTGGGCACCAggccaggggaagggaagcaagctCCCTGGCTGCACCCACTTCCTGAATCGGCTGACCTGGGAccatttaatttctctctttgcacctcagttttctcaccttgAAAAGGAGATCATGTGAAGTAATGTGAAGCACTCGACACAGTTCCTGGCAGATGGTGGCCATCTGTAAATGTTAGTTTATCCGTCTCCACTTCTCCTGATGCGGAAAGGAGGCAAGTTTGTCAGAAGGACAAAGTGCTTCATGGGGCCTGTCTTCAAGTGGCCGGGGACGCCACGTGGTGTCCCCACCCAGCATGCACTCTCGATGTCTCTGATCTGTCTCCCTGGGCTAGAGAGTAGGTGCATCCTTGCTGCCTGAGAGTGGCCAGGACTTCAAAATCCCAGAgcctaggggcgcccgggtggctcagtagattaagtatccgactcttggtttctactcaggtcatgatctcgtggcttcgtgggtttgaaccctgcatccagctctgtgctaggagcgcagaggctgcttggggttctctctgtccccctctctgtctgcccatcccccattcgcattgtctctgtctctctcaaaataaatttaaaaacttaaaaaaaattttttttttaaatcccggAGCCTACCTATGGTGACTAGGgactgtc
It contains:
- the LOC123578484 gene encoding translation initiation factor IF-2-like produces the protein MSASPTKFPPPGPEGCDGGVGSAELREVRGASRSVPGPAPRRFSVWKRTPHPATPAHFSDGHLAGEGLRFGQGENASRAGATSRQAPGKRGQPTGRAGAGAGLAREGRAPRRSLACPRGGGKTRPDSPARRQPRAGPPDVGGGDGDGGQPPPTASQPEPRPGSPRRPAAARRSRPSPLPAAPGAARIPGGSAAPAQPTSPEGVQPAPLLLLPALPVPLRFQNSAASEEARSTPRSSPPPLRCHWRRSTAFIESVFPMIQLWTSGKGGVYEVGRNEVNTTQTEVLTVEIMKSTTLTFRVKWPLFTSTSHVTSKFLFWPAGEGNSGERQPSPVDNGMIQCKKTFPLSPTLRLVSLFYTLNSNTWSEPWIQFYVLPNGYWFIKIFIFPHSFEMPSLACAKLAYVLWSISGFPVLFHYFFYAAVPHIIEAL